Genomic DNA from Oryza sativa Japonica Group chromosome 5, ASM3414082v1:
GGGAAATCAGCCGCCGACGACCTATCCAATTTCAAGTCAACTCAAACTCACACTATTTTCTACATGAATAAAATCCCTCACATAGATGTCTTCTTCATAGAACAAGACTTCAAAAATAATGAGATTTAGTATTCCTGACATTGCGTGTTAGTTATTTCTACCATACATTACTACTACCTCACTACAATTTGCTGCAATCTAATGAAGATATATAAtttactttatatatatatatatatatatatatatatatatatatatatatatatatatatatatatatatatatatatatatatatatatatatatatatatatatatatatatatatatatatatatatatatatatatatatatgtatacattctTCTCAACTTATGTAATCCAATCCTCAGGTTAATGGTCCTAGACTAAGAATTGCTTGATATATCCTGTACAGCTAACAAATAATACTCACTGCAAGTTTTATGATATGCCCGCAGCGACACGCGGGGTATCAACTAGTTATATCTATATTTCTGCCTGACACTCTGCTGCGAATCTGAAAACCTCTGAATCTCATGTCCGAATCCCACTAAAGATGGGGAGCTCCATTTTTGCCTCAGGGTAGAAGATGTTGTCTATTTCAACAGCCCTGTGGTCATATTAAGCTTTGCTGCAGGTAACTTTGGTTGGAAGAGTTACTTTTCTTGGAAAATTTGATACTATTTGGCTTCCATTCCATGTTTCttaacaaaagaaaatttaGTTACGATTGGAAATAACCCTTTTGATATCATCTTATTCTCCATCCAGAGATGTACAAAGTTAGGAAACGGTAGTTACTTGACTTTGCAAAAGGCATTCTGCTCCGAGCTATATAGGAGCAAGTTCATTACATTTTAAGTTACTTGAACTCTTAAGACTGCATCCTGTTCTTGTGaacagttttttctttttccagccGGTTCTCTGTTTCCATTCATGTTGTTTTACTTTTAGTCATGTTCAACATTACGACACATCCATTTTACAAATTCATCAGCCACAGAAGGCAAATTTGCCTCACCAAACTCTGGCCTCCTAATAAACAAACTCACAAGGATACCATCCCAGATCTCCAGTAGATAAATATAATTAACTCTGATAAATGGTAGCCCTAAATATACATACCCCTTTGAGAATATTTGCTTCTTACTGGGAGTGACTGTAAAGTGTTCTTTTTCCTGTTCTCATCTGTACGAATCAATAAAATCAGACACCAGGGGTTTCATAATTTCTTTAGACGAAGCTGAATACCCAGCTTTTGCTCGTATACATCTAACCACAAATTTAAACATTAGACTCCTATGGATTGGTTGGacaacttaaaaacaaatttctGATGGAGCAGTGTAGATCTTGGATGTCGATAGTTTTGTCTGCGAGATGTAATTTCCAGAGTTCCTAGATTTATGTTGCTGTAAAATTTTGGTCTATTCTACTGAAAATTATGATAGTCCAAAGGTTGAATTAATTtgggataagtccattttacacccccccccccacaaccACTTCGTCCCATCCCCTCACGCCAATAGGTCCCTGGAGACCTCCCTTAGACATTCAACTCACCCACGCCATGGACTAGAACCCCTCGTCAGTGTTCTCACTGTACCGCCTAGCCGACCGCGTTCTCCGCTGATGCCAACGCCCCTCCACCCCATCCCCGGCCGCAATAGTTAGGGGATTATAGTTCTCCGCAATGCACCCAACGGTTCCGCTACCCCGCGGGGCTTCTATCATCTCTTATCCGACGATGCGGGGCGCGCGCACATGAGCTGCTCCGCTCAATGCCCTCGGGTTTCCTGGAAATCTGGCGGGTGTCGGAACACGAATCACGTCCGCCACCGCCAGATCCGCTGAGGGTTCTTTCCCAGCTGCAGGCGCTGatgggggcggcggaggcgatccCTGACCTGCCTGTTGCCGCCAGCGCCACCGCCACTATGGAGCTGTGGGTCGAAATCCTCATCGTCCGACTCAAGTCGGCGGTGTCCTCCTGCCATGCAGAAAGATCTTGCAGAAGGATTCGCACAAAATCACCAGAAAAACCCCTACCTGGCATGCCAGCTGCCGAGGGGGCGGTCCCTCGGACAGCGGGTAGTGGAGACCACTCCTAGGAGTGAAGATTCGACCAGAGGGTTAGTCAGTGTGCGGTGTGAGGTATCTTTGATCAGGGTGGTTTTCGTGGGCCTCAACCACCCCACGAGGAGAAAGAGGCAAGAGGTTATATAGGTTCAGGCCACTCGGAGGTGTTATACTCTACTCATGTGTTGGTGTTCGTTGTCTTCTCTAGATCAGCTAAGTACAAGTGAGGCCTTTCCAGGCTACAAAGCGAATGAACTGACCTAGCAGAAACCAACCCTTCATCCGTATCTAGTTCCCTTCCTTTTATTGTCCAAGGAGAGGCTCACATTATTACAAATCTACTCTTTAGTCTTGTCTCATCAGTCGTCTTGTCGTTGCCGGCTGGTTCCCTTACATAGCCCTCAAGAAACCTTTCATGTCTTACGGTTCATATTAGCCCGGGCTCCTGGGCTCCGTCTGAGATAGTTGGGCCTCTGCCAGTGTGCTCACCACGTGGTGCATGGTGGGCCTGACGAGGCCCGACCTGCCGGAAACAACGCCACAGTTATTTCTCCGCCCGTTTGGCTAAATCAAGTTGTGCGGGGCATGTGCGACGTGTTGCCCTCACCGGTTGCCTCTAGCACATTGACGCGGCAACGCCTGTCGTCCTAAGCACCATGACGTCTGCCGAGCAAAGGGACTCAATGACGCCACCACTAGAAGCGCCTCATCCCCACCGATCCGCCCTCTGCCGGCAAGGATGACCCTCACCTACCACCTCGAGTGCATTGACGCCCGCCGAGAGGAGGCACCCAATGCTACCGTTGCTGGGAACGCATCCTCCCTCGATGCCGGCACTATAAACCGGCTGCTTCCTCGATGGCAATCGGACGACCTCCTTCGTCGATGGCTGCCGCCGGCAAATCCTCGCATGGTGGCGACTGGAACGGCCTCCTCTCGCTCGATCCGGATAAAGCGGAGTGGGGAACGGTCAAACGAGTGGTGGGTGGTTTTTGTGTGGTAAAAAACCATATAAATAGGAATATTCATGATagctagttaaaaaaaattaaaacattgatttGTTCATTGTCCTGCTGAATGGGCTTCATGCACGTGGGAGCACTTTCGCTGATAGTGGCACGTTGCAACACGCTGCGTGTTGGATAGTAGTTCTcaaatatagtataatttttaacacaaaacaaatatattatcaaaatatatttaatgttagatttaatgaaaccaaatcaatattttagatgttgctaatttttttataaatttaatcaaacttaataaagtttgaaAATAAATCAAACGAAAATAAATCAAACGACTAGTAATATGACTAGTAATATGAAGAGTAGTAAAAAATTTTTCCATTACTACTCGATGTCTCGATCCCATCAAGGACTTATACTACGACGAGTGAGCAAGCGAAACAAATTAAGCAGGCCCAAACCTGTAAAGTACTAGTACTAGCCGATTAGCCAGCGCTCGCATCGCACTTCCGACTCCGACACCGTTGCGCGCTACTTCGACTCCGATCCTAACCACGCGACGAGTAATCTATATAGGGATTAGCTAAAAAACTGTGGAGTGTTTTTTTAGaggaaaactttcaaatctaactacAGTATATAATTTCCCTATAACtatatactataataataataatgacttgtttatatgtattaaaaaaaataatatatgcaactttatatctaataaatatagagataatatagttatagtatagttacactatagttacaatgtaattacaatgtaactaCGATGTAACTAgatgtaactacaatgtaactagGGTGTAACTAAAGTATAACTAACTGTAACTTGCAAACTTTTCAAAAACTTGCAAGAGATGAAGTGGCTACCATGTATAGTTGGTGGGAATGAGGTCCTAGGTTCAAACCCCACGGTGTAGTTACATCCTTTTATTTATGGAACTTTTTAATATGAATTATTTTATGGGACTTTctacatatataaattatatatatatgaagcccaatatataaatttttttacgtagactttatatatataaactttcaatatatacattttatatacaaaaagtttctatatagactttatgtatataaactttctatAGAATTTATATTTGCAATTAGATAATTTAGTGTATTAActttaatataaataaaaaatgttgATCATGCAGCACCGGATATTTTTCCCAAAAAATAGAATCCAATCAAACAAATCTCGTAAGTACAAATTGTGGCGGCATGGATTTGGTTATTAACAGAAGAAACAAATATTAATCACGTAATTAGGCATGTAATTAGGTATGAAGAGATGTTATGCCATGAAAACCGTTCATGAAATCCGCTCATCTCGAACGTTCGTGGGCTAGACCACCCCGGATTAAGTGGTAAAAATGTTAAGGCATGTGAATTTAACAGTAAACATTCTAAATTCTCGCCGTCACGAGCGTATATATACCGGCCGGCATACACGTCAATCAACCGGTCCCACACAAAATATAAAATCTTAACAAAAACGGAAATAAAATGATAAAGCAACGGTattgctatatttatggcgcacgttttttaggaaaaaacaGTCGTTTTCCTGGCGTTAGGATCTCCCTTGATTTTCATGCTTAGTTTCCCACGCTGATTGCTGATTTTTGTCGAGGTGTATATAAGGATGACTTATCACTTAATTACTTTGTTATTAATACTCAAAGGGACATGTGATTTTGTGAGTAATTATTTTCTACtttgctagctagcttctttcttttctctaaaCGGACATGTGATTTGTgagcttcctcttctttttaCTGTGATTACATTCTAAATacattaaaattacatatgtaatttagacacttacatatgtaattttaagacTTACATCCtaaacatattaaaattatatatgtaatttagatacttatatatgtaattttgagacttacatcctaaatacactaaaattatatatgtaatttagacacatatataattttgggaCTAACATACTATATAcaataaaattacatatgtaatttagagaaTTACAATGTAAAAACATACCaactattttttggtgaaaaatatggcgctataaatatagctactccgaTACCGCACCGCTGCATGCGCCAAGCCGCTAGCCATCCAGCTCTTGCATGCCACCAGCAAAACTACGTATTCCATTGTTTTTgtatgctacttcctccgtttcacaatgcaagtcattctaacattttccacattcatattaatgttaatgaatctaaatagatatatatgtctagattcattagcatcaatatgaatgtgaaaaatgttagaataacttacattgtgaaatggagggagtagtaattaattagccCAAAACTATGCACAGCCACATCGAGACTGCATATGCGTCATCACACGGATCAAAACACTACAGCTCCCCAGCCACTCGTGCACCTCAGTAAATCACAAATCCCTGCACACAAGTTGAATTAATTTTCCAAGCTACTTCAACATAATTTGGACAGCTCAAATGAAACCAAATATTGACCAAATTATGGCACAAACAAGATAGACCAAATCACTGTTGCAATCTTCAGATAGAGTTTTTAATCTAACTTTGGTTTACTGCACATGTGCACAGGAAAGTAAGGAACTTCAGATAGATTGTGCTATCTGATCAAgtaatttggtatctcttgtGGAGATCCTCCTAGCAAAGTAATACTCCGCCTGATCTGCGTGCATTTCTTAACTCCATGGTCGATGAACTTCCACAACTTGCTGGAACCTCGCTCTCCTTTTCTTGAGATTTGCTGGTAGACCTCATCAATTGTCTCTAGCTCTTCAGCTAGGTCCAGTGATAGCATCACTACAAGATCCTCCTGCAAAATTGAGTAAGTTTATTCAACTTAGAGATGTTAGGTAACAAAGACAAAAAAGCATATATGAAGGAATGTGACTATAGTGATCCATCACTTACGTTTTCAGGAGCCATAAGACGTTCTGCAAATGATTTCGAGGTGGTTGGTATATATCCAAATGAGTCAGGAGGATTACAGCTGGAATTGCCAAACTCAAACGTGCTATCAGTAAATGGAGCTTTGACAGGAACCCCTATTAAGAGTAGGTCAAAACAGAAATCAGTGAGGGATAACAAATTTAGGCACATGGAAGAAAAACCATGAAAAGTTAACAAATAACAAGACATTACGTCCTAAAATCTCATCAACAACTCGTGAACCACTGATTAGATTTATTGGGAATCCCACCATTACTTCATTCTTCTTATCCTGCACATGTGCAGCATGCAATAATAGTGCTGATTAGCATAAGTTGTACATAGTGCATTTCCAGTGTTTGCGATGCAAGATAAGCAACGAGACCATTCACTTTTGAACAAATAACACGAAAAGGCATTGCAGTAGAAAGCATGAAAACCAGCTAACTAGTGAATCCTTGTAATAGCAATTGACTGTAAAGCTGTCAGTTTGTACTATGCATGACTACCAAAACAACTATACAGGTAATCGTTACAGACTACATCGACCACATAATAAAGATTCACAGCAGGGTGAGATCTAGGAACAAATAGTCCATCAGAAAACCAGATTCAAGAATAATCAAAACTCATTGGCTAGCTAGTCAGCACAATTAAGATGTTAGATGCCATTGTGCACCCGCGGGGGACTGGTTTGACAAGCAAATGAAATGTAAATTAAGAATGTCATCCCAAGGATGTGGAAACTTGCAAAGCACGATGTGAAGTAACAGAGCAAATTGCCAGGCCAAGGAACAGAGCAAAGACATAGGGTTAATCACCTTTCTACTCTTGGCAGTATCTGTTCCATGTTTCACCAGAGCCATACCCTTATCACTGGTATCCTGCACAGGTGTAAAAATTTCAAGGAGATTAAAAATTTCAAGGAGATTGGATTATTTCAGCAGTACAGCATGTGGAGCATGACATGAGACAATTCAATATCTTCTGAAAAGTTTCAGATACTGGATGCAGTTCATCACTTGTACTAAACATCCTCTTTTTATCCTTGGTCTACAGTCAGAAAGCAAAAAATACTCAGTAAATTGATTGCCGATGATTTTTTCACTTTGCAACTTCGCAGAGCACAGAGTTTTCTTAGTTCAATGCAACCTTTTCATCACAAAGCAAAACTCTGCATCGGGAGTTATCCTTGTTTATAATTTCTTCTGCACGCCTATCTATCAACTCAAAGTGTGAAGCCTGCAACTCTAGGTTTGTTCATCACTTTGTTGGCTTTACCTAGTTGTTTGAATTCGCTGAAACTATTCTATCTGATGTAAAACTCTTTTCTATCCTCCTAATATAACTGGCAATTCTCTTGCCGTTtactgtaaaaaaaaagcatttagGATGAAAGGGTAACAATGTCAGAAGCACAGAAAAGTCGTTGCATGTTTTACATGCATCATTAAAAAAGCTGCGAAGAAACATCAAACATATAACTGAGACAAACCGTAAATACCTTCGGTTCTGTAGTAGAATGTGAGTAAACCTGTTCTTTCTCTTTTTGTAAGCATTCCTCGGCCTATTAAGCACATAACTAGTAAGAGGGTACCAAAAAACTTAGCCGCAATGTAAATTTCAGAACTCCATAAATACCTTGAGAATGTATTCAGGGTAGGAATTCAGTTCACTATCCCCGAATTCATTACACATATGAATAACATTCTTCAGGAGTGCACGGTCTATGAGCAAACCATTTCTTTCATCATTTATCtgttaaataaaaagaaatgggTGCTGATCAAGTTAGCTCTATAGAATATGCACGAGATTAAGAAGAAGAGGGCAAGCCCACCATGCCAATCACAGTAGTGGTCAGAGTACTTTTCAGTTTATTGAAAACCTATCACAACAGAAAAATCAACAAGGTACGTGTCAAATCTTGAGTAATAAGTCTGTAGTGCTTCTAAGTTAACACTCGTGTAAAGATCTTCTCTGAAAACTAACAGGCGCTTACCATATCCCGGAATCCTAT
This window encodes:
- the LOC107276104 gene encoding putative cullin-like protein 2 isoform X2, encoding MLQSWEKHKLMVRWLRRFFDYLDRVSITWKSLHSLEHMGWIGFRDMVFNKLKSTLTTTVIGMINDERNGLLIDRALLKNVIHMCNEFGDSELNSYPEYILKAEECLQKEKEQVYSHSTTEPKDTSDKGMALVKHGTDTAKSRKDKKNEVMVGFPINLISGSRVVDEILGRVPVKAPFTDSTFEFGNSSCNPPDSFGYIPTTSKSFAERLMAPENEDLVVMLSLDLAEELETIDEVYQQISRKGERGSSKLWKFIDHGVKKCTQIRRSITLLGGSPQEIPNYLIR
- the LOC107276104 gene encoding cullin-1 isoform X1: MHIYTLVYYMCTQKGHKDYPKELYHLCKQALDDHLDSIVLPSLNEKHGNFLLAEMLQSWEKHKLMVRWLRRFFDYLDRVSITWKSLHSLEHMGWIGFRDMVFNKLKSTLTTTVIGMINDERNGLLIDRALLKNVIHMCNEFGDSELNSYPEYILKAEECLQKEKEQVYSHSTTEPKDTSDKGMALVKHGTDTAKSRKDKKNEVMVGFPINLISGSRVVDEILGRVPVKAPFTDSTFEFGNSSCNPPDSFGYIPTTSKSFAERLMAPENEDLVVMLSLDLAEELETIDEVYQQISRKGERGSSKLWKFIDHGVKKCTQIRRSITLLGGSPQEIPNYLIR
- the LOC107276104 gene encoding cullin-1 isoform X3; amino-acid sequence: MHIYTLVYYMCTQKGHKDYPKELYHLCKQALDDHLDSIVLPSLNEKHGNFLLAEMLQSWEKHKLMVRWLRRFFDYLDRVSITWKSLHSLEHMGWIGFRDMVFNKLKSTLTTTVIGMINDERNGLLIDRALLKNVIHMCNEFGDSELNSYPEYILKAEECLQKEKEQVYSHSTTEPKDTSDKGMALVKHGTDTAKSRKDKKNEVMGFLSKLHLLIARLSLAIPAVILLTHLDIYQPPRNHLQNVLWLLKTRIL